Part of the Subtercola frigoramans genome, GGATTGCCGATGTTCTTCGAAGTGGGGCTCGTGCTCCTGATCCCAGTCATCATTCTGGTCGCCCGTCGTTCGGGACTGTCATTGATCAGGATCGCTGTTCCTGCGATTGCCGGCCTCTCGGTTATGCACGGGCTCGTTCCTCCTCACCCCGGGCCACTCGTTGCCGTTTCGACACTGGGCGCAAACCTCGGCCTCACCCTGGCCATCGGGGTCGGCCTCGCCATCCCCACCGTCATCATCGCCGGCCCACTGTTCAGCAAGCTCGCTGCCCGATGGGTGAACGTTCCCATTCCGGCACTGTTCGTCACTGCCGAAGACGAGGGCGAAGACATCACCGACCGCAAGCGACCGAGCTTCCTCGCAGCCTTGTGCGGAATCCTCCTGCCGGTTGTTCTTATGCTCGCCCGGGCAGTCGTCGATGCAGTCGACCCTGGATCGAAGGCACCGCTCAACGCAACGCTCGACTTCCTCGGTACCCCGATGGTCGCCCTTGGACTCGCCGTCATCTACGGCATGATCGTCTTCGGCCGAGGCGGCGGAATGTCTCGCAGGGCGGTCTCCGAATCGCTCGGTTCCTCACTCGGACCGATTGCCGGCATTCTTCTGATCGTCGGCGCCGGCGGCGGGTTCAAACAAGTGCTCATCGACACCGGAATCGGGACCATCATCGCCAATGCCGTCACCGGCAGCAGCATGTCTGTGCTTCTTCTGGCCTGGGTGGTAGCGGCACTCGTACGCGTGGCCACCGGGTCTGCCACAGTGGCCACGGTTACAGCAGCGGGAATCCTCGCGCCCGTCGCCGCAACCCTGAGCACACCACAGGTCTCCCTGATGGTTCTTGCCATCGGCGCAGGCTCACTCTTCCTCTCCCACGTCAACGACGCCGGCTTTTGGCTGGTCAAGGAGTATCTAGGACTCTCGATCGGCCAGAACTTCAAGGTGTGGACGGCGCTAGAGTGCATCATCTCGGTTACAGGCCTCATCGGGGTCCTTCTGCTCGGAATGGTTCTCTGACGGTGACTCCCCTCATTGAGGGGCAGCCGATCATCGTCGTGATGGGTGTCTCCGGATCGGGCAAGAGCACCATCGCTGCCGGGCTCGCCGATGAGCTCGGATGGGATTTCGAAGACGGCGACAATCTGCACTCCGACGAGAATGTCGCGAAGATGTCGGCAGGGATTCCGCTCGACGACGCCGATCGGCAACCGTGGCTCGAGACAATCTCATCATGGA contains:
- a CDS encoding GntP family permease, yielding MNLISAVFTADPIKPSGSPEQLIIAALIGVAVIITLITWLKVHPFLALTVGSIGVGIGAGLAPLGAVASFGAGFGATMTSVGILIAFGAMFGKILADSGGADRIVDTLVSRSSKRALPWTMALIGALIGLPMFFEVGLVLLIPVIILVARRSGLSLIRIAVPAIAGLSVMHGLVPPHPGPLVAVSTLGANLGLTLAIGVGLAIPTVIIAGPLFSKLAARWVNVPIPALFVTAEDEGEDITDRKRPSFLAALCGILLPVVLMLARAVVDAVDPGSKAPLNATLDFLGTPMVALGLAVIYGMIVFGRGGGMSRRAVSESLGSSLGPIAGILLIVGAGGGFKQVLIDTGIGTIIANAVTGSSMSVLLLAWVVAALVRVATGSATVATVTAAGILAPVAATLSTPQVSLMVLAIGAGSLFLSHVNDAGFWLVKEYLGLSIGQNFKVWTALECIISVTGLIGVLLLGMVL